The nucleotide window aataaaataatctacactaatcagagtttgattgaaacaaataaacagaatGTAACTGAAAggttatttctcaaatttgactaaaatatgagtcatactcaacaaatctccacattgactcatatttccacaatgccatctttgccaaagctcgTCATGGGtgtatcttgaactatgcagaaAATTAATTGATTCGAATATGTGCTTAAAAATTGGAAGACTTTTAGCCTTTGACTTGTACACTACCAAATTAAAACTAACTTgagtctgattttcacgaacacagtgccctaacttttcaaaacctgcatccaaaagagaacctctcttaaatgaaacggtcatacctttttccctcctatgaccaagttgcctccgctccaaatgAGTTGACTTTGACTTCGTAACGGAtgagggacgtccgatttcaccggtcactatagaaccttccagaatataaagactgccggttcttttaccttttaacaaaataaaaactccgcgagatactttaatgtcgctctactcgatgttgattttgcatcctttcaagtctaataTACTCAAGGACATgggattctttcgtaaatcatgcatatacctgacatctgagagtctCCTAATCATCTCatcgtgtatcctaattttaatAGTACCAGTACCAATTACCTTATTAGAGTTAtcgctcgttgacactaacaagaaatcatcactggTTTAattggccaaattagcaccagctgcATCTTTCTCGTTACTCTCAACAGCTCTTTTATtttgcagtttataacaatctgctttgacgtgacataactttttacaatagcaacACCTTTTGTCTCATTTTTTTGATGctgaagcttgcctatctgtcttgctatccaaaccaaacttattgtcgagtttgtctctactcaacaaatgagccttcacatcttcgaacgagagtttgtctctgccataaatcagggtctcactgaaagacttgtatgaagggggtaaagagcacaataatagcatagcctgatattcatcgtcaatatgaacctcaacattctttaaattatttaaaagagtaatgaattaactgatgtgatctctaagaagctcatcTTCGTTCATGCAAAACGTAAATAGacattgtttcaacactaaacggttagccaaagacttagtcgcataaagagtttctaaccttttccacaaggcgggTGAGGTCTTCTCTATCAATACCTCATGCAATACCGTATTtacgaggcacaactggattgcagacaaggccttttcatcaagctcttcccattctgtttgatttagattctcaagctttttcctgGTAACAATCTTTTTCAAGCcagtttgaactagaattgccatcatccgaacttgccacacattgaaatttgtctcaccatcaaaCTTCTCAATTTCAGACCTTGTTGTTGTCATCTCTGAATGggttgatctatgaaaattgaactagctttaATACAACTTGTTAGGATCGACCTGATTAcgcaacaagtaaaaaaatagcaaaataaattggGAAATtcaacacacaaatttaacatgaaaaaacccctccaaagaggataaaaaaccacaggcaaaaataattttactataatggcaaaagaacgaagagtacaaaagatggagataaaaactaaaacccgaaaacaaagaaccgtcaaaacataaacacaaaattctctaaatgtgttatgagttctaatctctaatgggtgtattttctaaggttgtaaaagagcctatttataggctaaattcataggtcaaataataataaaataatctagactaattagggtttgattgaaacaaataaataaagtttaactcaaagattatttctcaaatttgactgaaataggagtcatactcaAGACTTCCCGACTTAACTCTTTTGACATTGTTTATTTTCAACCCAAAGCCTTATTTATTTCTTCAACATTGTAACCTAAAATGCTACTAGACCTGTTCATAGGTTGAGCCACCCGGCCCGGCCCAaaggcccgcccgaaatgtgggagggtttgggcaaaaatatatgcccaaaaaatgggcttggacaaaaaaaaagaCGGGCCAGGCCtcgggtaaggcatttttggctCGGGCCCGATccgaattcactaaatgacaaaaaaatctatttttttgttttttaacattattttcttatttttttctccccattttgctaccattttactattatgttgctactattttgttgttattgtttggatattgtataaaacttattttattgttaattttgttattattttaaagatatttgttaattttgtttctattttagagtCATTTGCtcgttaagttgcatctatcttagtgttatttaagtatacatattttttaaaatttattttcaatttgttgagaaatatttattttgatgtttttagtattttgatgtattatatatattttaaattatataaaattaatatgggcgggctGGTCTGGGCtcgggttttaacatttttatccgaattgggcttgggcaaaattttaggtccATTTTTCAGGTCCAGGCCTAAATTTTTAATTGAGCCCGGCCCAGCCCGACCATGCACACCTCTAAATACTACAGAGTCTtgggaattttgaaattttaagttcAAGTTACATTATGTGTAAATATCATGACTGAATTCTTAGTCTAtatatattttggtttaaatCCTAACACGTGTGGGTCTAGTCTAGATtctaatatatttcatttatcaaTTTATAGTTTAGTCTAAattcaaatatatttcaattaccAATACATTTGTTTCGCATTATAATGACTAATTCTAATCTGGTCATAATTATACTGATCGTAATTATGATTCCATTTGTGCTTTATGCTAATTAATTCGCTTACAACTATgcaaatatattaattataattgtgattataacataattaataaatataaatctcaaaattacatATGAATTTTGGTCAAatattattatatcaataattatgttattgatttatgaaaattaaattaaaccaaaattttatatataaaataaacaaacaTAATAATTCATGTATAATATTAAAACGAACTtcatacttttaaaatttatcctaTTAAATCAAACCCACGAACTTCATACAACAATATTTTTCTTTGATTGGTATTAATATTGTTGTCAATATAGAAGGACGTGGGTTCGAATGTGTTAaagcgcattatcctcttatttaaagaTTGTGGAGagactataaataattttaaacattgtataaaaaaacaacttataatgagattaatgttaAAAGCTCAAATTTTGTATGggaactaaataaaaataaaggcagTAGTATCCACCATATACTGTtcattaattcttttaattaataCTTAATTCCATCATAATAATAATtaggaaaaaaaaacaaattaaccTCAATAATCAAAACTCTTTTTCACTGATCTTTTGACAAAGATCAGAGTTGGAAGTGTTTGTCACTGTCTAACTCTcaacaaagaaaaatataaaaatatatttataacatgGGGTTTTGTTCTTTAAGAACAAGACTGTCAAAGAAACAGACCATActatcttttttttttgcttcttttcaaagtttttaatcatattttatacaTCCAGTTCAGTTAAGTTCTgtcctttcttttgtttctttaatgTCACAGCTATTCTTTTCCCCTTTCATTGAGCTCACTTTCAACTAATCATCAATCACCTCCAATTTAAATAATCATCATTGGAATAATTACTataccattttttttcttctttttttaagtGGAAGTAATGGAGTCCAACAAATGCAATTTTcagcttagttttttttttttcctgtttATAGTTGTTGTAATGCAAGAAATAGAAACAAAAGTGATCTCTATGCCAACTTAGCTTAGCTTACATGTTCTTTGTTTTGCAAAATTATAAATGGGATGTGATGAGCTTGCAAACATGATTCTTTGATTAATGTCTACAATGGTGGACAGGTTGTAAACCTGAAGATCAACCCTGTGTTGGGGCTTAACTTTTTTGTTCTAGTTTATTTTTTATTGGAAATCAAGATTTGGGTGAGGCTTAAATTTTATATACATAGTtgttttggggaaaaaaaaaaaagaacatcaGCATGAAACTCCATGATCAGTTTCTCATCATTCTAAGGGCAATTGCTTGAAGCTCACCCAAATCACTATCACATGGTGTCTTATTAGGATAACCATGGAAAGAAAAGTCTTGTAAGCTTTGTATTTCTTGCATATTCATGTTGTCAGCTGTGTGGAGTTCAACTTCAACCGAATCAAGAGAGCTTTGTGGGGAAATTGGATTGTTGGAGCTGCTTGGATAAGACAGAAATGAAGGGAATAAACCAGAAAGGTGTCCTTGCCAGTACTGAGTACCGTTGATGTGATTTGAATTCATGGCATTTTGAGCTAGTTGAGCCTTGACTTGCATTAATTGAGCTTGCAGGAATTCCACCTATAAAAAAATGGTTGCATATGTTTGTTAAACTGTTAAGAGATGATCAAATGGGAGCTTCCATAATTTTACCTGTTGTTGCAAGGCGAAAATATGAGCAACACAACCATAAACAGGGTCTCTAATCCTTGCTTGAGCTTCATAAGCAATGGTGACAACCGCCTCACAACGATCATGAGCTGGGATGTGCGACAATAATTTGGAGACATTGCTAGCACCAAACACTTTGTGAATGGCTGCAAACCTTGCAGGGCCATGTTCTGAACTAAAGTAAGGTGCAAATATACAGTCTGTGGCACATTTTCGTCTCAGAAACTTGCATGCACCGCAAGGGGAACCAGGTCCTGTGGCAGTACTACCAGATGATGCCATGGCAAGTGAACAAGTTTGGGATAAaacagaaaagaaaacaaaatgtaGAGAAATAGCTGGAGATCAGGGACAAGTGatataaatatgttaaaaatttgCCAAACCACACGAGTACACTAGGAAATAGTGCCAAAAAAAATCGGGTTTTGGGGTTTAGGGTAGGGGGAGAGGAGATCCTTAAGGGGCACAACAAAAGGGGGTAGTCTTATAAGAAGTGTGAATGGGGGGACATTGATGGTCATCATGTGGGGTGTCAATGGAGACATTTAATAATGGTTTATGCAATaagggtttattattttaatgggTTAGACCAATTTACTATATTATTTAGACtgctttatatttatttgaaaaaaataataaaaaaggtaaATATTTAATGGAGTCCTTGTATTAGgagttaaattgtattttatctcatttattcaaaaaataggtaaattaatccTTATACGTTAGATCAAAAGagcaaattgattttttttgttgaaaatttcattcatttatactattaaaaattgaCGTGACTGACAAAATAACTAAACAATTATACATAGCATGTCACATGTACCTCATtcttaacaataaaaatgaatgaatttttaacagaaagacTAGTTTGTTGTTTGATCTAacgtatagggactaatttgtccattttttgaGTAGAGAGAGCAAAATACAATCTGACTCTCAGTATAAaggcctccatgatacttttatcgAAAAAGAATAGAGTTCCATAAGGATTATTAAATACatctttttaaaagattaaatcaatgtttttaaaattgaattgttGATGAACTATTTAAGTTATCAGTTTGCCGTCCAACtagtttaattaaaaaataaaaataaaaaatatttaaaagaaaatttatttaacTGATTCATATTAATTCTTAATCTAATCGATTCAATACCATTTTCTAAATCGATTCTCTATCCAATTTGATTCAAACTGAATATCAATGAAGTGCTATTTTATGACACCAAGTGTTTGCATGCAAGTTTACATTAGACTAGCccttctcatttatttcatacaaGAAGTTAGGTATCTGGTAGCGTTTTAGATGATTTTTAGTACAAagcttttcatttttcttatctAAAATAGTCCGCCGATCGCCGCACCTTGGAAATGCTGCCCTTTGACTTTGTCGCTTTGTGGGCGCTCCTCTAATTGCCACACGACCTATCAACATTTTTGAAGATTCATTATgagtaattttatataatatctaTCTGAAGAGAGAGTATGATCTATGAACAGAAAATTTTAAAGCTAAAGTGAGGGTCAAAAGAAAATCAAGTAATGAAATACTAGTGGCTGCTTTTCTCGTTGAGAGAAGATGAAGCAGCAGGAGATTCTTTAGCTTTTGTTCGTGTTTGGAACCTGTAAATTTGACTTTGATTTACCTGCTTAGTGCTCTTCTGCCTAAACTCCTGTCTATAAAATTACTCTATTAATAACAATCTTTATCTTTGTTTATATAATTATTCACTTCCAAGTTATATGATTACCAGATTTATTTCATTCTCTTTGGGGTCTTTTTTTTGGTCGGTAAAAGGGTCTGATTCAATGTTTATTGTCACCAATACACGTTATTTCCTTGCGAATTTTACGCATATGAAAAGCTTTCCACACCACACaacaatttatattatatataccaTTCATAAGCTAGAGTTCACAGATATGCGATATAATATATAGATAAATGTATGTATGCATCAGCCATTAACTGCAAACATGGAATTATATCAATCAACCCAAAAAGTCTAAAGCCAACCAAAACAGCTGGAACCATAAGAAAAAATGGCCTAAGAACAACCATGCAGCTACATCAACATGACAACATGCAAAGAAAAACACCCCCAAAGACTCAATGTCAGCCAAGAAAACACAAAGCAAAACTAAGATAGAAGGTTCATCAT belongs to Gossypium arboreum isolate Shixiya-1 chromosome 7, ASM2569848v2, whole genome shotgun sequence and includes:
- the LOC108487165 gene encoding LOB domain-containing protein 16-like, with the protein product MASSGSTATGPGSPCGACKFLRRKCATDCIFAPYFSSEHGPARFAAIHKVFGASNVSKLLSHIPAHDRCEAVVTIAYEAQARIRDPVYGCVAHIFALQQQVEFLQAQLMQVKAQLAQNAMNSNHINGTQYWQGHLSGLFPSFLSYPSSSNNPISPQSSLDSVEVELHTADNMNMQEIQSLQDFSFHGYPNKTPCDSDLGELQAIALRMMRN